A genomic segment from Micromonospora echinaurantiaca encodes:
- a CDS encoding GNAT family N-acetyltransferase has product MAGVIERQSVTVRRGGPADAGAVLRLLDDATAWLVARGRTGQWGTEPASTDPRRIAQADAWAGGGGLWLAVVDERPVGALVVGAATEYVPPATEPELYVNLLVTDRAHAGLGIGGRLLAHAADLARERGVGLLRVDCYAGDDRALVGWYTRQGFTPTDPFTVERPGRPPWPGQVLTRRLD; this is encoded by the coding sequence ATGGCGGGCGTGATCGAGCGGCAGAGCGTGACGGTGCGGCGGGGTGGACCGGCGGACGCGGGGGCGGTGCTGCGACTGCTCGACGACGCGACCGCCTGGCTGGTGGCCCGGGGCCGCACCGGTCAGTGGGGCACCGAGCCGGCCTCGACCGATCCCCGGCGCATCGCGCAGGCGGACGCCTGGGCCGGCGGTGGCGGGCTCTGGCTGGCCGTCGTCGACGAGCGGCCGGTCGGCGCGCTGGTGGTGGGCGCGGCCACCGAGTACGTGCCGCCGGCCACCGAACCCGAGCTGTACGTCAACCTGCTGGTGACCGACCGGGCGCACGCCGGGCTGGGCATCGGTGGCCGGCTGCTGGCGCACGCCGCCGACCTGGCCCGGGAACGCGGCGTGGGCCTGCTCCGGGTGGACTGCTACGCGGGTGACGACCGCGCGCTGGTCGGCTGGTACACCCGGCAGGGCTTCACCCCCACCGACCCGTTCACCGTCGAACGCCCGGGGCGTCCGCCGTGGCCCGGGCAGGTCCTCACCCGCCGGCTGGACTGA